Proteins encoded by one window of Dryocola sp. LX212:
- the nqrE gene encoding NADH:ubiquinone reductase (Na(+)-transporting) subunit E: MEHMISLFVRAVFIENMALAFFLGMCTFLAVSKKVSTAFGLGIAVTVVLGISVPANNLVYNLVLRDGALVEGVDLSFLNFITFIGVIAALVQILEMILDRFFPALYNALGIFLPLITVNCAIFGGVSFMVQRDYNFSESIVYGFGSGIGWMLAIVAMAGIREKMKYANVPAGLRGLGITFITTGLMALGFMSFSGVQL; the protein is encoded by the coding sequence ATGGAACATATGATCAGTCTGTTCGTGCGGGCGGTGTTTATTGAAAACATGGCGCTCGCCTTCTTCCTCGGCATGTGCACCTTCCTTGCTGTGTCGAAGAAAGTCTCTACCGCGTTTGGCCTCGGGATTGCCGTAACGGTGGTGCTGGGTATCTCCGTTCCGGCGAACAACCTGGTATATAACCTGGTGCTGCGCGACGGTGCGCTGGTAGAAGGGGTGGATCTCAGTTTCCTGAACTTCATCACCTTTATCGGCGTTATTGCGGCGCTGGTGCAAATTCTTGAGATGATCCTCGATCGCTTTTTCCCGGCACTTTACAACGCGCTGGGCATCTTCCTGCCGCTCATTACCGTGAACTGCGCCATCTTCGGCGGCGTGTCGTTCATGGTGCAGCGTGACTACAATTTCAGCGAATCCATCGTTTATGGCTTTGGCTCCGGCATCGGCTGGATGCTGGCGATTGTCGCCATGGCGGGTATTCGCGAGAAGATGAAGTACGCCAACGTGCCCGCAGGACTGCGCGGCTTAGGGATCACCTTTATCACCACCGGACTGATGGCGCTGGGCTTCATGTCATTCTCCGGCGTGCAGCTGTAA
- the nqrF gene encoding NADH:ubiquinone reductase (Na(+)-transporting) subunit F, whose protein sequence is MEIILGVVMFTLIVLALALLILFAKSKLVNSGDVLIEVNNDADKQFHAPAGDKLLNTLSSQGIFISSACGGGGSCGQCRVKIKEGGGDILPTELSHISKREAKEGCRLACQVAVKQDMKIELPEEIFGVKKWECEVISNDNKATFIKELKLRIPDGDVVPFRAGGYIQIESPPHEVNYADFDVPEEYRGDWNKFNLFRFKSVVKEPCVRAYSMANYPEEEGIIMLNVRIATPPPNVPDAPPGIMSSYIWSLKAGDKVTISGPFGEFFAKDTDAEMVFIGGGAGMAPMRSHIFDQLKRLNSKRKISFWYGARSLREMFYEDEFEQLARDNPNFTFNVALSDPQPEDNWTGYTGFIHNVLLENYLRNHPAPEDCEFYMCGPPMMNAAVIKMLKDMGVEDENIMLDDFGG, encoded by the coding sequence ATGGAAATTATTCTTGGCGTGGTGATGTTCACGCTGATCGTGCTGGCGCTGGCGCTGCTGATCCTGTTTGCTAAATCAAAGCTGGTGAACTCCGGCGATGTGCTGATTGAAGTCAACAACGATGCGGACAAACAGTTCCACGCCCCGGCAGGCGACAAGCTGCTCAACACGCTTTCAAGCCAGGGGATCTTTATCTCTTCGGCCTGCGGCGGTGGCGGCTCCTGCGGCCAGTGTCGGGTTAAAATCAAAGAGGGCGGCGGTGATATCCTGCCGACCGAGCTTTCCCATATCAGCAAGCGCGAGGCCAAAGAGGGCTGCCGTCTGGCCTGCCAGGTCGCCGTGAAGCAGGATATGAAAATTGAGCTGCCGGAAGAGATCTTCGGCGTCAAAAAATGGGAATGCGAAGTTATCTCCAACGATAACAAAGCGACGTTCATCAAAGAGCTGAAGCTGCGCATCCCTGACGGTGACGTGGTGCCGTTCCGCGCGGGTGGCTACATTCAGATTGAATCGCCGCCGCACGAAGTTAACTACGCTGACTTCGACGTGCCGGAAGAGTACCGCGGCGACTGGAACAAATTTAATCTGTTCCGCTTTAAGTCGGTGGTCAAAGAACCGTGCGTGCGTGCTTACTCCATGGCGAACTACCCGGAAGAAGAGGGCATTATCATGCTCAACGTCCGTATCGCCACGCCGCCACCGAACGTGCCGGACGCACCGCCGGGGATCATGTCTTCGTATATCTGGTCGCTGAAAGCGGGTGATAAAGTGACGATTTCCGGGCCGTTTGGTGAGTTCTTTGCCAAAGACACCGATGCGGAAATGGTGTTTATTGGCGGCGGTGCGGGTATGGCACCGATGCGCTCCCATATCTTCGACCAGCTTAAGCGCCTGAACAGCAAGCGCAAAATCAGCTTCTGGTACGGTGCGCGCTCGCTGCGTGAGATGTTCTATGAAGATGAGTTTGAACAGCTGGCGCGGGACAATCCGAACTTCACCTTCAACGTGGCGCTGTCGGATCCGCAGCCGGAAGACAACTGGACGGGCTACACCGGCTTTATCCATAACGTATTGCTGGAAAACTATCTGCGCAACCACCCGGCGCCGGAAGACTGTGAGTTCTACATGTGCGGGCCGCCGATGATGAACGCAGCGGTGATCAAAATGCTCAAAGACATGGGCGTAGAGGATGAGAACATCATGCTCGACGACTTTGGCGGCTGA
- the nqrM gene encoding (Na+)-NQR maturation NqrM — MLTVFIATFAIFLLVVFGMSLGFIVKRKSIQGSCGGIAALGMEKVCNCPEPCDARKKRMAQAERQARYKDRQIL; from the coding sequence ATGCTGACCGTATTTATCGCCACCTTTGCGATATTCCTGCTGGTTGTATTTGGCATGTCGCTGGGCTTTATCGTGAAGCGAAAATCCATTCAGGGCAGCTGCGGTGGTATCGCAGCGCTCGGTATGGAGAAGGTGTGTAACTGCCCGGAACCCTGCGACGCGCGTAAAAAACGCATGGCGCAGGCGGAACGGCAGGCCAGATACAAAGACCGACAAATACTGTAG
- the dinB gene encoding DNA polymerase IV, translating to MRKIIHVDMDCFFAAVEMRDNPALRDVPLAIGGSTQRRGVISTANYPARKYGVHSAMATATALKLCPHLTLLPGRFDAYKEASNHIREIFSRYTALIEPLSLDEAYLDVSDSPHCYGSATLMAREIRQAISDELDLTASAGIAPVKFLAKIASDLNKPNGQYVITPEEVPAFLETLSLAKIPGVGKVTAGKLESLGLRTCADVQKTDLASLLKSFGKFGRVIWERSQGIDERQISSDRQRKSVGVERTLAEDIHEWADCEAIIEQLYPELERRLKKERPDLLIARQGIKLKFNDFQQTTQEHVWPQLNKDDLIATARKTWDERRGGRGVRLVGLHVTLLDPQLERQLLLGL from the coding sequence ATGCGCAAAATCATTCATGTCGATATGGACTGCTTCTTTGCCGCCGTTGAGATGCGTGATAATCCAGCCCTGCGCGATGTACCGCTGGCGATAGGCGGCAGCACCCAGCGCCGCGGCGTGATCAGCACAGCCAACTATCCGGCGCGCAAATACGGCGTCCACAGCGCAATGGCTACGGCCACGGCGCTTAAACTCTGCCCACATCTCACTTTACTGCCCGGGCGTTTTGATGCCTATAAAGAAGCCTCGAACCATATCAGGGAAATTTTCTCACGCTATACCGCGCTGATTGAACCGCTCTCGCTGGACGAGGCTTATCTGGACGTGTCTGACAGCCCGCACTGCTACGGTTCGGCGACGTTAATGGCCCGGGAAATTCGTCAGGCTATTTCTGACGAGCTGGATCTCACCGCCTCTGCTGGCATCGCGCCGGTTAAGTTCCTCGCCAAAATTGCTTCCGATCTCAACAAACCCAACGGACAGTATGTGATTACGCCCGAAGAGGTGCCTGCTTTTCTGGAAACCTTATCGCTCGCGAAGATCCCCGGCGTCGGCAAAGTCACCGCTGGCAAGCTTGAAAGCCTGGGGCTGCGCACCTGTGCTGACGTGCAGAAAACCGATCTCGCCTCCTTGCTTAAAAGCTTCGGTAAATTTGGCCGCGTGATTTGGGAGCGCAGCCAGGGCATAGACGAGCGGCAAATCAGCAGCGACAGGCAGCGCAAATCCGTAGGCGTGGAGCGAACCCTGGCGGAAGATATTCATGAATGGGCAGACTGCGAGGCCATTATTGAGCAGCTCTACCCGGAGCTGGAAAGAAGGCTTAAGAAGGAGAGGCCTGACCTGCTGATTGCGCGGCAGGGCATCAAGCTCAAGTTCAATGACTTCCAGCAGACGACGCAGGAGCACGTCTGGCCGCAGCTGAACAAAGACGACCTGATCGCCACCGCCAGAAAAACCTGGGATGAGCGTCGGGGAGGGCGAGGTGTCAGGCTGGTGGGATTGCACGTGACGCTGCTGGATCCGCAGCTTGAGCGGCAGTTATTGCTGGGGTTATGA
- the pepD gene encoding beta-Ala-His dipeptidase, translating to MSELSQLSPQPLWDIFAKICSIPHPSYHEEQLAEHILSWAKEKGLHVERDQVGNILIRKPATAGMENRKPVVLQAHLDMVPQKNNDTVHDFTKDPIQPYVDGEWVKARGTTLGADNGIGMASALAVLADDTVAHGPLEVLLTMTEEAGMDGAFGLQAGWLQADILINTDSEEEGEIYMGCAGGIDFISTLPVQREAVPAGFDTFKLTIKGLKGGHSGAEIHLGLGNANKLLARFLFTHAAELDARLIDFSGGTLRNAIPREGSAVLAVPAAKAAQLKDLAGQYLAVLQNELGAVEKNTTVLVEATSTDKAALTANSRDTFIRLLNATPNGVIRNSDAVKGVVETSLNVGVVTLSEESAEIICLIRSLIDTGKDYVVSMLESVGQLAGAQTVAKGSYPGWQPDAASPVMALVRETYQKLFNKTPNIMVIHAGLECGLFKKPYPEMDMVSIGPTITGPHSPDEQVHIASVGQYWILLTELLKAIPAK from the coding sequence GTGTCTGAATTGTCTCAATTATCCCCGCAGCCGCTGTGGGATATTTTTGCCAAAATCTGTTCCATTCCGCACCCGTCTTATCATGAAGAGCAACTGGCGGAACACATTCTATCCTGGGCAAAAGAAAAAGGCCTGCACGTTGAGCGCGACCAGGTGGGCAACATCCTGATCCGCAAACCTGCCACCGCCGGTATGGAAAACCGTAAACCGGTTGTTCTGCAGGCGCACCTCGATATGGTGCCGCAGAAAAACAACGACACCGTGCACGACTTCACTAAAGATCCTATCCAGCCATATGTCGATGGCGAGTGGGTAAAAGCTCGCGGTACCACGCTGGGCGCGGATAACGGTATCGGTATGGCGTCCGCGCTGGCCGTACTGGCAGACGACACCGTCGCGCACGGCCCGCTGGAAGTGTTGCTGACCATGACCGAAGAAGCCGGTATGGACGGGGCTTTCGGCCTTCAGGCCGGCTGGCTACAGGCCGATATACTGATTAACACCGACTCAGAAGAAGAAGGTGAAATCTACATGGGCTGCGCGGGCGGGATTGATTTTATCTCCACCCTGCCGGTGCAACGCGAAGCGGTTCCGGCTGGCTTCGACACCTTCAAGCTGACCATCAAAGGCCTGAAAGGCGGCCACTCCGGCGCTGAAATCCATCTGGGTTTAGGCAACGCCAACAAGCTTCTGGCCCGCTTCCTGTTTACCCACGCGGCGGAGCTTGATGCGCGTCTGATCGACTTCAGCGGTGGCACCCTGCGTAACGCCATCCCACGTGAAGGCTCAGCCGTACTGGCCGTTCCTGCGGCTAAAGCAGCACAGCTGAAAGATCTGGCAGGTCAGTATCTGGCAGTTCTGCAAAACGAGCTGGGCGCGGTGGAGAAAAACACCACCGTTCTGGTCGAAGCAACCAGCACGGATAAAGCTGCCCTGACGGCAAACAGCCGTGACACCTTTATCAGGCTGCTGAACGCCACGCCAAACGGCGTGATCCGCAACTCTGATGCGGTAAAAGGCGTGGTTGAAACTTCCCTTAACGTGGGCGTGGTTACCCTGAGCGAAGAGAGCGCGGAAATCATCTGTCTGATCCGCTCCCTTATCGATACCGGTAAAGACTACGTGGTGAGCATGCTGGAATCTGTAGGCCAGCTGGCTGGCGCGCAGACCGTGGCTAAAGGCAGCTACCCAGGCTGGCAGCCGGATGCGGCTTCCCCGGTGATGGCGCTGGTTCGTGAAACCTACCAAAAGCTGTTCAACAAGACGCCGAACATCATGGTTATCCATGCGGGTCTCGAATGTGGTCTGTTCAAGAAGCCTTATCCGGAGATGGATATGGTGTCGATTGGGCCAACCATTACCGGGCCGCACTCCCCGGATGAGCAGGTGCATATCGCAAGCGTGGGCCAGTACTGGATCCTGCTGACCGAACTGCTGAAAGCGATTCCTGCAAAGTAA
- the gpt gene encoding xanthine phosphoribosyltransferase, which yields MSEKYVVTWDMLQIHARKLASRLLPAEQWKGIIAVSRGGLVPGALLARELGIRHVDTVCISSYDHDNQRELTVLKRAEGDGEGFIVIDDLVDTGGTAVAIREMYPKAHFVTIFAKPAGQPLVDDYVIDIPQDTWIEQPWDMGVVFVPPLAGR from the coding sequence ATGAGCGAAAAATACGTCGTCACCTGGGACATGTTGCAGATTCACGCGCGCAAGCTGGCCAGCCGCCTGCTGCCTGCAGAACAGTGGAAAGGCATCATTGCCGTTAGCCGTGGCGGTCTGGTACCAGGCGCACTGCTGGCGCGTGAACTGGGTATTCGTCATGTTGATACCGTCTGTATCTCCAGCTACGACCACGACAACCAGCGCGAGCTGACCGTGCTGAAGCGTGCTGAAGGCGACGGCGAAGGCTTCATCGTCATTGACGATTTGGTTGATACCGGCGGCACCGCCGTTGCGATCCGCGAAATGTACCCGAAAGCGCATTTCGTCACTATCTTTGCCAAACCAGCAGGCCAGCCGCTGGTTGACGACTATGTGATTGATATCCCGCAGGACACCTGGATCGAACAGCCGTGGGATATGGGCGTTGTGTTTGTGCCGCCGTTAGCCGGTCGTTAA